From a single Mycolicibacterium mengxianglii genomic region:
- a CDS encoding universal stress protein, which produces MHLTVGYLATPTGDDGVALAAALAKTFDAAVDVVLIVREELPDGHPGRAEYQELLLAKGEGWVAGARARLADAGVPANSTVLVGESFAESLIGFAESKASDLIVVGGAKDGFFGGHTIGPVAGALLHCSPIPVALAPRGYADDPPVAITEVTVAVPTTDRTDNPLPIALGLAGAAALPIRMMSLVTLENTGQEMSTNEMRRAQIAAAEQNLLLAARSAPEAPDIQSLVAEGSTLESALKKLKWGPGDLLVVGSSRFAAPRRVFLGSTAARILAGVDVPVIVVTKS; this is translated from the coding sequence TTGCATTTGACAGTCGGCTACCTGGCGACCCCCACCGGCGACGACGGTGTCGCGCTGGCGGCGGCGCTGGCCAAGACGTTCGATGCCGCGGTGGACGTGGTGCTGATCGTGCGCGAAGAGCTGCCCGACGGCCACCCGGGGCGGGCCGAGTACCAGGAGCTGCTGCTCGCCAAGGGCGAGGGCTGGGTCGCCGGCGCCAGGGCCAGGTTGGCCGATGCGGGCGTGCCGGCGAACTCGACGGTGCTGGTCGGTGAGTCCTTCGCCGAGTCACTGATCGGCTTCGCCGAGAGCAAGGCCTCCGATCTGATCGTGGTGGGTGGCGCCAAAGACGGCTTCTTCGGCGGGCACACCATCGGCCCGGTGGCCGGTGCACTGCTGCACTGCTCCCCCATTCCGGTGGCCCTGGCCCCGCGCGGTTACGCCGATGATCCGCCGGTGGCGATCACCGAGGTCACCGTCGCCGTCCCCACCACCGACCGGACCGACAACCCGCTGCCGATCGCACTCGGCTTGGCCGGTGCCGCCGCGTTGCCGATCCGGATGATGTCGCTGGTGACGCTCGAGAACACCGGCCAGGAGATGTCGACCAACGAGATGCGACGGGCACAGATCGCCGCCGCCGAGCAGAACCTGCTGCTGGCCGCGCGGTCTGCGCCGGAGGCCCCTGACATCCAGTCGCTGGTCGCCGAGGGATCCACCCTGGAGTCGGCGCTGAAGAAGTTGAAGTGGGGCCCTGGCGATCTGCTGGTGGTCGGCTCCAGCCGGTTCGCGGCACCACGCCGGGTGTTCCTGGGGTCGACGGCGGCGCGCATCCTGGCCGGCGTCGACGTGCCGGTGATCGTGGTGACAAAAAGCTAG
- a CDS encoding APC family permease codes for MSGSESRSAPTELKREFSLWSAFAFAFAFISPIVAMYGIYGLSLSTAGPGFWWTFLIVGVGQFIVALAFAELVSRWPLEGSIYQWTKKLAGDVVGWFAGWVYMWALVIIMATVAYGGAGFLAQFIGINAPTAAQQSGIALGILIAGSVVNVLGRTFLKILMAGSIIAEIVASIGLGTYLLIFHRHNSFDAVLSGPDLVSGWSWAYMSGPFLAALAFTAWSILGFESASAIAEEVQDPQRNVPKAMLCAVGFIAVVIAYASLAVTLAVPDFDVITSGEVADPVYYVLESALGSAAVKPILFLFVIGFLASFLALQASGSRVIWSYARDNVLPGSKTLVRLSKAEAQPVPAILVTAVIGALVYLISSTDVYSVLVTFTAGGYYLAFLFPLVTGLVARLRGRWEPGPWNLGKFSTPVTVLAVLWAGFAFLNIVWPRYVSESWYINWAFFVAMGAILVLGAVIRRSGKGTPPTGQAPHDSSAIKEPA; via the coding sequence GTGTCCGGTAGTGAATCGCGCTCGGCACCAACAGAATTAAAGCGGGAATTTTCGCTGTGGTCGGCGTTCGCATTTGCGTTCGCATTCATCTCGCCGATCGTGGCGATGTACGGCATCTACGGGCTGTCGCTGTCGACCGCCGGCCCCGGTTTCTGGTGGACGTTCCTGATCGTCGGCGTCGGCCAGTTCATCGTCGCCCTGGCGTTCGCCGAACTCGTCTCGCGTTGGCCGCTCGAAGGCTCCATCTATCAATGGACCAAGAAGCTCGCAGGTGACGTTGTCGGCTGGTTCGCCGGATGGGTCTACATGTGGGCGCTGGTCATCATCATGGCGACCGTGGCCTACGGCGGCGCCGGCTTCCTGGCCCAGTTCATCGGCATCAACGCTCCGACCGCGGCCCAGCAGAGTGGCATCGCGCTGGGGATCCTGATCGCCGGGTCTGTCGTCAACGTCCTGGGCCGCACCTTCCTCAAGATCTTGATGGCCGGCAGCATCATCGCCGAGATCGTCGCCTCGATCGGCCTCGGCACCTACCTGCTGATCTTCCACCGCCACAACAGCTTCGACGCCGTGTTGTCCGGACCTGACCTGGTCAGCGGATGGTCCTGGGCCTACATGTCAGGGCCGTTCCTGGCGGCGTTGGCATTCACCGCATGGTCGATCCTCGGCTTCGAAAGCGCCAGCGCGATCGCCGAAGAGGTCCAAGACCCGCAGCGCAACGTGCCCAAGGCCATGCTGTGCGCCGTCGGCTTCATCGCCGTGGTCATCGCCTACGCCTCCCTGGCCGTCACCCTGGCCGTACCGGACTTCGACGTCATCACCTCCGGTGAGGTGGCCGACCCGGTGTATTACGTCCTGGAGAGTGCGCTCGGAAGTGCCGCCGTCAAACCCATCCTGTTCCTGTTCGTGATCGGCTTCCTGGCCAGCTTCCTGGCACTGCAGGCTTCCGGCTCGCGGGTCATCTGGTCGTATGCCCGTGACAATGTGCTGCCCGGTTCGAAAACGCTGGTGCGGCTGTCCAAGGCCGAGGCCCAGCCGGTGCCGGCGATCCTGGTGACCGCGGTGATCGGAGCGCTGGTCTACCTGATCTCCAGCACCGACGTGTACTCGGTGCTGGTCACCTTCACCGCAGGCGGCTACTACCTGGCGTTCCTGTTCCCGCTCGTCACCGGTCTCGTTGCGCGCCTTCGGGGTCGCTGGGAGCCCGGCCCATGGAATCTCGGCAAGTTCAGCACGCCGGTGACGGTGCTCGCAGTGCTGTGGGCAGGCTTCGCGTTCCTCAACATCGTCTGGCCGCGCTATGTGTCGGAGTCCTGGTACATCAACTGGGCGTTCTTCGTTGCGATGGGCGCGATCCTGGTCCTTGGTGCAGTGATCCGCCGCTCCGGCAAGGGGACTCCGCCCACCGGGCAGGCCCCGCACGACTCCTCGGCCATCAAGGAGCCTGCGTGA
- a CDS encoding SDR family NAD(P)-dependent oxidoreductase, with the protein MPVAVVTGAGSGIGAAIAALLKQRGWVVASISREPAPQTDLWLTADVSDEAAVEEAVSRIINTYSRINAAVICAGHYEETPALEIDQQSWTRMLRVHVGGFAHVCRAVLPGMRERGAGRIVGIASERAIGGGDNDAHYASAKGAALSLMRSVAAEVAGEGIVVNAVAPGPCDTPLLPADSWERADEYVQALPAGRIASTDEVAELVRALLEEDLFLCGEVLSVNSGTVI; encoded by the coding sequence ATGCCTGTCGCAGTGGTGACCGGGGCGGGCAGCGGCATCGGAGCCGCCATCGCCGCCCTGCTCAAACAGCGAGGCTGGGTCGTCGCCTCGATATCGCGGGAGCCGGCTCCGCAGACCGATCTGTGGCTGACCGCCGACGTCTCCGACGAAGCAGCGGTCGAGGAGGCGGTGTCGCGGATCATCAACACCTACAGCCGAATCAACGCCGCGGTGATCTGTGCCGGCCACTATGAGGAAACCCCGGCTCTCGAGATCGACCAGCAGTCCTGGACGCGGATGCTGCGGGTGCACGTCGGCGGTTTCGCACACGTATGCCGAGCTGTCCTGCCGGGCATGCGGGAACGCGGGGCGGGCCGGATCGTCGGCATCGCCTCAGAACGCGCCATCGGCGGCGGCGACAACGATGCCCACTACGCGTCGGCCAAGGGCGCGGCGCTGAGCCTGATGCGCAGCGTTGCCGCCGAGGTCGCCGGTGAGGGCATCGTGGTCAACGCCGTCGCACCCGGCCCCTGTGACACCCCCTTGTTGCCCGCCGACTCGTGGGAGCGCGCCGACGAATACGTCCAGGCGCTGCCTGCCGGACGCATAGCGTCCACCGACGAGGTGGCCGAACTGGTCAGGGCGCTGCTCGAAGAGGACCTGTTCCTCTGCGGAGAAGTGTTGTCCGTCAACAGCGGAACGGTGATCTGA
- a CDS encoding SDR family NAD(P)-dependent oxidoreductase — protein sequence MTGTDTALGAAVQAHFDASGAATVGSVAGRPDTAQLKGTARTVYADPANGAEIRDAVHTAAAVMGGLDTLVVAHPLPMVQPFGEQTMADFWHHVDSTLTGSFLYAQAAAEAMREAGTGGRIVLTTSKWHVGGQNLSAVATAAGGIVALTKTLTRDFGRFRIGVNAVAVGAVDSEWSVCDAVTGGALPPVGRVGTVEQVARVIGILCQQRLGAAVGQIVNVDGGLSRNRV from the coding sequence GTGACCGGCACTGATACCGCGCTCGGGGCTGCAGTGCAGGCCCACTTCGACGCCTCGGGGGCTGCCACGGTGGGCTCGGTTGCCGGCCGTCCCGATACCGCGCAGCTCAAGGGGACCGCCCGTACCGTCTACGCCGATCCCGCCAATGGTGCCGAGATCCGCGACGCCGTCCACACCGCCGCCGCCGTGATGGGCGGTCTCGACACCTTGGTGGTGGCCCATCCCCTGCCGATGGTGCAGCCGTTCGGTGAGCAGACGATGGCCGACTTCTGGCACCACGTCGACAGCACGCTGACCGGCAGCTTCCTTTACGCCCAGGCTGCGGCCGAGGCGATGCGCGAAGCCGGCACGGGTGGCCGCATCGTGCTCACCACGTCGAAATGGCATGTCGGAGGCCAGAATTTGTCCGCAGTGGCCACCGCTGCGGGCGGCATCGTCGCATTGACCAAAACACTCACCCGCGACTTCGGCCGCTTCAGAATCGGCGTCAACGCCGTCGCTGTGGGCGCCGTGGACTCCGAATGGTCGGTCTGTGACGCCGTGACGGGCGGCGCACTCCCCCCTGTCGGGCGCGTCGGCACCGTCGAACAAGTCGCCCGCGTCATCGGCATCCTGTGCCAGCAGCGCCTCGGCGCGGCAGTGGGTCAGATCGTGAACGTGGACGGCGGGTTGTCCCGCAACCGCGTCTGA
- the speB gene encoding agmatinase: MSTGNTVSTSNERGPIVGAVDPTVQPRYAGWTTFARLPRLQDVSHADVLVVGVPFDSAVTYRPGARFGPNAVRQGSRLIRGYNPELDIKPFEVCQYADAGDIACNPFDIAQAVDQIAGELTGLLSGGRRAVVLGGDHSVALPSLRAAHSVHGPMALVHFDAHLDTFEGMYGADITHGTPFRKAFEEGLLRDNNIHVGVRGSVYDKQDLVNDAGMGFSIITCREISKIGSDGIIERIKERVGDAPVYVSVDIDVLDPAHAPGTGTPEAGGMSSRELLEVIRGLDDVNLVGADVVEVSPAYDHAEITAVAAANVTWELLSVFGRKA, encoded by the coding sequence ATGAGTACTGGCAACACAGTGAGTACCAGCAACGAGCGCGGCCCCATCGTCGGTGCGGTTGATCCCACCGTGCAACCGCGCTACGCCGGCTGGACCACCTTTGCGCGACTGCCCCGCCTGCAGGACGTGTCACACGCTGACGTCCTCGTGGTCGGTGTGCCGTTCGACAGCGCCGTGACCTACCGGCCGGGCGCCCGCTTCGGACCCAATGCCGTGCGGCAGGGATCCCGGCTGATTCGCGGTTACAACCCGGAACTGGACATCAAACCCTTCGAGGTGTGTCAGTACGCCGACGCCGGTGACATCGCCTGCAACCCGTTCGACATCGCTCAGGCCGTCGATCAGATCGCCGGAGAGCTCACCGGACTGCTGTCGGGCGGCCGTCGCGCGGTGGTTCTCGGCGGTGACCACTCGGTGGCGCTGCCGTCGCTGCGCGCCGCGCACTCGGTTCACGGTCCGATGGCTTTGGTGCACTTCGACGCCCACCTGGACACGTTCGAGGGAATGTACGGCGCCGACATCACCCACGGCACGCCGTTCCGCAAAGCCTTCGAAGAAGGACTGTTACGGGACAACAACATCCATGTCGGTGTGCGCGGATCCGTCTACGACAAACAGGATCTGGTCAACGACGCCGGTATGGGTTTCTCGATCATCACCTGCCGCGAAATCAGCAAGATCGGCTCGGACGGAATCATCGAACGGATCAAGGAACGCGTCGGTGACGCACCGGTGTACGTCTCGGTGGACATCGACGTCCTCGACCCGGCCCATGCGCCGGGCACGGGCACCCCGGAGGCCGGCGGAATGTCCAGCCGCGAACTGCTCGAGGTGATCCGCGGTCTCGACGACGTGAATCTGGTGGGGGCTGACGTCGTGGAGGTGTCCCCCGCCTACGACCACGCCGAGATCACCGCCGTCGCAGCGGCGAACGTCACATGGGAACTGTTGTCCGTGTTCGGTAGAAAGGCCTGA
- a CDS encoding polysaccharide deacetylase family protein: MTELTAAAPVQWPHGKKCAVAFTFDVDGESPLLTTDAAYADRMGTMSHQAYGPLVGVPRLLDILGEFDVPGTFFVPGYTAHRHPRPIRSIAESGHEIAHHGYLHESLVGATEDTERAILQAGLDALHEVAGVRPTGYRAPMWEMNWHTPKLLAEFGFTYDSTLMDSDHPYELAVGASDSLVELPVSWALDDWQQYCFIPDFSGTGLIETPAKAIELWRAELEAMRDVGGAWILTNHPFLSGRPGRAAALRNFIAEVKAMDDVWIASMSQIAAHVRQQQLTPRTLTRPEFSPVPVKEN; this comes from the coding sequence ATGACCGAACTGACAGCCGCGGCTCCGGTGCAGTGGCCCCATGGCAAGAAGTGCGCCGTCGCCTTCACCTTCGACGTCGACGGCGAATCACCGCTGCTGACCACCGACGCGGCCTACGCCGACCGGATGGGGACGATGTCCCATCAGGCGTACGGACCGCTGGTGGGTGTGCCCCGCCTGCTGGACATTCTCGGCGAGTTCGACGTTCCCGGAACCTTTTTCGTCCCGGGCTACACCGCGCACCGCCATCCGCGTCCGATCCGGTCGATCGCCGAGTCCGGACACGAGATCGCCCACCACGGCTATCTGCACGAATCTCTGGTCGGCGCGACCGAGGACACCGAACGCGCGATCCTGCAGGCAGGTCTGGATGCGCTGCACGAGGTGGCCGGCGTGAGACCGACGGGCTATCGGGCGCCGATGTGGGAGATGAACTGGCACACCCCGAAACTGCTCGCCGAGTTCGGATTCACCTATGACTCGACATTGATGGATTCCGACCATCCCTATGAACTCGCCGTCGGCGCATCGGACTCACTGGTGGAGCTGCCGGTGAGCTGGGCGCTCGACGACTGGCAGCAGTACTGCTTCATACCCGACTTCTCGGGCACCGGGCTGATCGAGACCCCCGCGAAGGCCATCGAACTGTGGCGGGCGGAGCTGGAGGCGATGCGCGACGTCGGCGGCGCGTGGATTCTGACCAATCATCCGTTCCTCAGTGGCCGCCCCGGCCGCGCTGCGGCGTTGCGCAATTTCATCGCCGAGGTCAAGGCGATGGACGATGTCTGGATCGCCAGCATGTCGCAGATCGCGGCGCATGTGCGGCAGCAGCAGCTCACGCCACGCACCTTGACACGACCCGAGTTCAGCCCCGTCCCGGTTAAGGAGAACTGA
- a CDS encoding Rieske 2Fe-2S domain-containing protein yields the protein MAHDAFTPEKLREAYQHVWFVVARSQDIDTPVRAQLLDQKLVVFRDATGTARVTDQRCIHRGGNLGNGKVVGENIECPYHGWQFNGGDGECKVIPSLAEGGRIPPKAKVKAYPVIERFEHVWTCLGDPVYDLPSPPEIEHLELEWRAAEPIHADCGFMAATENFRDMAHFPFVHEPSMGAVDPVVGDLDVQRDGREVSASYFYRQVQESDFSDVGDAWMHYHSYAPGIATILYDFGEDIGKRYLVDFPSPVSYDKCIIFWGWPPIAISAAAPSTRSSPSRPRSSTRTPRCWKALSPRKFRWPDRRSRSPLPPTSTRSTTGAPPSTQCRPSPRPGGWYRAPTATARST from the coding sequence ATGGCGCACGACGCATTCACCCCCGAGAAACTCCGTGAGGCGTATCAGCACGTCTGGTTCGTCGTGGCACGTTCCCAGGACATCGACACCCCGGTCCGGGCGCAGCTGCTCGATCAGAAGCTGGTGGTGTTCCGGGACGCGACGGGGACAGCCCGGGTGACCGACCAGCGCTGCATCCATCGCGGTGGCAACCTCGGCAACGGCAAGGTGGTCGGCGAGAACATCGAATGCCCCTACCACGGTTGGCAATTCAATGGTGGCGACGGTGAGTGCAAGGTCATCCCGTCACTGGCCGAAGGTGGCCGGATCCCGCCGAAGGCGAAGGTCAAGGCCTACCCGGTGATCGAGCGCTTCGAACACGTGTGGACCTGCCTCGGCGATCCCGTCTACGACCTGCCGAGTCCTCCCGAGATCGAACATCTCGAACTCGAGTGGCGTGCGGCCGAACCGATCCACGCCGACTGCGGATTCATGGCCGCCACCGAGAACTTCCGGGACATGGCCCACTTCCCGTTCGTGCACGAACCCTCCATGGGTGCTGTGGACCCCGTGGTCGGTGACCTCGACGTCCAGCGGGACGGGCGCGAAGTGAGCGCGTCGTACTTCTACCGGCAGGTCCAGGAGTCCGATTTCTCCGACGTCGGCGACGCCTGGATGCACTACCACTCGTATGCCCCCGGTATCGCCACGATCCTCTACGACTTCGGCGAGGACATCGGCAAGCGCTACCTGGTCGACTTCCCGTCACCGGTCAGCTACGACAAGTGCATCATCTTCTGGGGGTGGCCACCGATCGCAATTTCCGCGGCGGCACCGTCGACGAGATCCTCGCCATCGAGACCAAGGTCTTCAACGAGGACACCCCGGTGCTGGAAGGCCTTGAGCCCAAGGAAGTTCCGCTGGCCGGACAGGCGATCGAGGTCTCCGCTCCCGCCGACATCTACACGCTCAACTACCGGCGCGCCACCCAGCACGCAGTGCAGACCATCGCCGCGGCCCGGGGGCTGGTACCGAGCTCCAACGGCAACGGCCAGGTCCACGTGA
- a CDS encoding PDR/VanB family oxidoreductase — protein MKLQVLQIRLEADQIISMTLRDPHGQRLPEWAPGAHLALTLPSGLVRQYSLCGALDDPHTYTVAILKVGDGRGGSREVHEQLRVGDLIEVAPPRNNFALEPAPHYLFLAGGIGITPIVAMMDALRVSPAGSYQLLYGARNRAAMAFTDRLVATGANTVELVAHDEAGLLDIAGAMAASPPGTRVYCCGPPAMLSAVQEISAGFPDLVVHFERFAAEPQQQPVAPAAGGPFTVELARTGVTVTVTEDQTVLDAVLAVAPETPYSCESGFCGTCETKVLAGEVDHRDTLLTEAEQAANGTMMICVSRSKDGTKLSLDL, from the coding sequence ATGAAGCTACAAGTCCTCCAGATCCGGCTGGAAGCCGATCAGATCATCTCGATGACGCTGCGCGATCCACACGGGCAGCGGCTGCCGGAGTGGGCGCCCGGCGCCCACCTCGCGCTGACCCTGCCCAGTGGGCTGGTGAGGCAGTATTCGCTGTGTGGAGCGCTCGACGACCCGCACACCTACACCGTGGCGATCTTGAAGGTCGGCGACGGACGTGGGGGGTCCCGGGAAGTGCACGAGCAGTTGCGGGTGGGCGACCTGATCGAGGTCGCGCCACCGCGCAACAATTTTGCGCTGGAACCCGCACCGCACTACCTGTTCCTGGCCGGCGGCATCGGAATCACCCCCATCGTCGCCATGATGGATGCCCTTCGCGTCAGCCCGGCCGGCAGCTACCAACTGCTCTACGGGGCCCGAAACCGGGCGGCGATGGCGTTCACCGATCGGCTGGTCGCCACGGGAGCCAACACCGTGGAACTCGTCGCTCACGATGAAGCGGGCCTGCTGGACATCGCCGGGGCGATGGCCGCCAGCCCCCCGGGCACCCGCGTGTACTGCTGTGGGCCCCCGGCGATGCTGTCGGCGGTACAGGAGATCAGCGCCGGCTTCCCGGACCTGGTGGTGCACTTCGAACGGTTCGCCGCCGAACCGCAACAACAGCCGGTCGCGCCCGCAGCGGGCGGCCCCTTCACCGTCGAGCTGGCGCGCACCGGGGTGACGGTGACCGTCACCGAAGACCAGACGGTACTCGACGCCGTGCTGGCGGTGGCGCCAGAGACCCCCTATTCGTGTGAAAGCGGATTCTGCGGGACGTGTGAGACGAAGGTGCTCGCGGGTGAGGTCGATCACCGTGACACCCTGTTGACCGAGGCCGAGCAGGCGGCGAACGGCACGATGATGATCTGTGTTTCGCGCTCCAAGGACGGGACTAAACTGTCGCTTGACTTATGA
- a CDS encoding PucR family transcriptional regulator, which produces MTYERQNVRYPNLPDTPMTLVDPVDHSVIAAPHDGTVSLAELLAEATLHVDVLIEPVDTARAVRYVYPTELADPSPYLRGEELVLSVGVPIADQPDDVIEQYVTTLKSHRVTALLVGLGDLFTDPPEALLRACREQDLPLLAQRAAVPFRRIVDWVDGRRAADRTVDARERDLGSMLRWFVAGTLGAGPVEHELALRGLAGVPVAVCAFPADRHTDVHRLVDGFSGAVAVLEDRIIVLCAHTAEFSAALAQSELVCGVAIAPDSPSMAQAIPEALEALKEGLRHRRVVRIDEMATLEGLLAAVPKTRLVPFVHQLLVPLVDHDKMNNTHLMTSLQAFLSPDNDISTAAAQLYVHVNTLRNRLAKITELTGASPFDESERINFRIALWAARNMGMRDIAERP; this is translated from the coding sequence TTGACTTATGAGCGGCAGAACGTGCGGTACCCCAACCTCCCCGACACTCCGATGACACTCGTCGACCCCGTAGACCACTCGGTGATCGCAGCACCGCACGACGGCACGGTCAGCCTGGCGGAGCTGCTCGCCGAGGCGACGCTGCACGTCGACGTCCTGATCGAACCCGTCGACACCGCACGCGCCGTTCGCTACGTCTACCCCACCGAACTGGCAGACCCGTCGCCATACCTGCGCGGTGAAGAACTGGTGCTCAGTGTGGGCGTCCCGATAGCCGACCAGCCGGATGACGTCATCGAGCAGTACGTCACCACCCTCAAGAGCCACCGGGTCACGGCGCTGTTGGTCGGCCTGGGTGACCTGTTCACCGACCCACCCGAGGCGCTGCTGCGGGCCTGTCGCGAGCAGGATCTACCGCTGCTCGCGCAGCGTGCGGCAGTGCCGTTCCGGCGCATCGTCGACTGGGTGGACGGCCGGCGCGCCGCCGACCGCACCGTCGACGCCCGGGAACGTGATCTGGGGTCGATGCTGCGCTGGTTCGTGGCCGGAACACTGGGCGCCGGGCCGGTGGAACATGAGCTTGCCCTGCGCGGGCTGGCGGGCGTGCCGGTGGCGGTATGTGCCTTCCCGGCCGACCGTCACACCGACGTGCACCGCCTGGTCGACGGGTTCTCCGGAGCTGTGGCCGTGCTGGAGGACCGGATCATCGTGCTGTGTGCACACACCGCCGAGTTCAGTGCCGCGCTGGCACAGTCCGAGCTGGTGTGCGGCGTGGCGATCGCACCGGATTCACCGTCGATGGCGCAGGCGATCCCCGAAGCGCTGGAGGCGCTCAAGGAGGGCCTGCGGCACCGGCGAGTCGTTCGCATCGACGAGATGGCCACCTTGGAGGGGCTACTGGCCGCGGTACCCAAGACGCGGCTGGTGCCGTTCGTCCACCAGTTGCTGGTACCGCTGGTCGACCACGACAAGATGAACAACACGCACCTGATGACCTCGCTGCAGGCATTCCTGTCCCCCGACAACGACATCTCCACCGCCGCCGCACAGCTCTACGTCCACGTCAACACGCTGCGGAACCGGCTGGCCAAGATCACCGAACTGACCGGGGCCAGCCCGTTCGACGAATCCGAGCGCATCAACTTCCGTATCGCGCTGTGGGCGGCGCGCAACATGGGCATGCGCGACATCGCAGAACGCCCGTAG
- the fmdA gene encoding formamidase, with the protein MPDVVFPLDSTKKFVDQEKLGHNRWHPDIPPAVTVKQGDSFRVHCREWFDGAIVNDDSADDILNAPLTTVHVLSGPIAVEGARPGDLLIVDILDVGPIPQEDSGPLAGQGWGYTGIFPTQNGGGFLTEQFPDAYKAIWDFSGQKATSRHVPGVEFTGIVHPGLMGTAPSGKLLSTWNTREAALIATDPDRVPPLALPPEPQDAILGGLTGDAFTKAAAEAARTAPPRENGGNQDIKNLTKGSRVFYPVFVDGANLSVGDLHFSQGDGEITFCGAIEMGGFIDLRVDIIRGGMETYGVTENAIFMPGNTDPQYSEWLAFSGTSVTLDGEQRYLDSHLSYQRACLHAIDYLTKFGYSPEQAYLLLGAAPIEGRLSGVVDIPNACATVYIPTAIFDFAITPSKDGPTKIDPGMGAPRSSFS; encoded by the coding sequence ATGCCTGATGTCGTTTTTCCGCTGGATTCCACCAAGAAGTTCGTCGACCAGGAGAAGCTCGGCCACAACCGCTGGCATCCCGACATTCCTCCGGCCGTCACGGTCAAGCAGGGCGACTCCTTCCGAGTGCACTGCCGCGAGTGGTTCGACGGCGCCATCGTCAACGACGACTCGGCAGACGACATCCTCAACGCCCCACTGACCACCGTGCACGTGCTGTCGGGGCCGATCGCCGTCGAGGGCGCCCGCCCCGGCGACCTGTTGATCGTCGACATCCTCGACGTCGGCCCCATCCCGCAGGAGGACTCCGGGCCGCTGGCCGGCCAGGGCTGGGGATACACCGGAATCTTCCCGACGCAGAACGGTGGCGGGTTCCTCACCGAGCAGTTCCCGGACGCCTACAAGGCCATCTGGGACTTCTCCGGGCAGAAGGCCACCTCCCGGCACGTGCCGGGAGTCGAGTTCACCGGCATCGTGCACCCCGGTCTGATGGGCACCGCGCCGTCGGGGAAGCTGCTCTCCACCTGGAACACCCGCGAAGCGGCACTGATCGCGACCGATCCGGATCGTGTTCCGCCGCTGGCACTTCCGCCCGAACCCCAGGACGCCATCCTCGGTGGTCTGACCGGCGACGCCTTCACCAAGGCCGCCGCTGAAGCAGCCCGCACCGCGCCGCCTCGGGAGAACGGCGGCAACCAGGACATCAAGAACCTGACCAAGGGCAGCCGGGTGTTCTACCCCGTCTTCGTCGACGGCGCCAACCTCTCGGTCGGCGATCTGCACTTCTCTCAGGGCGACGGCGAGATCACCTTCTGCGGAGCCATCGAGATGGGCGGTTTCATCGATCTGCGCGTCGACATCATCCGCGGCGGCATGGAGACCTACGGAGTCACCGAGAACGCGATCTTCATGCCCGGCAACACCGATCCGCAGTACTCCGAATGGCTGGCGTTCTCGGGCACGTCGGTGACCCTTGACGGTGAGCAGCGCTACCTCGACTCGCACCTGTCCTACCAGCGCGCCTGCCTGCATGCCATCGACTACCTGACGAAGTTCGGGTACAGCCCGGAGCAGGCCTACCTGTTGCTGGGTGCGGCACCCATCGAGGGACGCCTTTCCGGCGTGGTCGATATTCCCAATGCCTGTGCGACGGTGTACATCCCGACAGCCATCTTCGACTTCGCGATCACACCTTCCAAGGACGGACCGACCAAGATCGACCCCGGTATGGGCGCCCCACGTTCGTCGTTCTCCTGA